A window of the Cannabis sativa cultivar Pink pepper isolate KNU-18-1 chromosome X, ASM2916894v1, whole genome shotgun sequence genome harbors these coding sequences:
- the LOC133032080 gene encoding uncharacterized protein LOC133032080 — protein MFNRLPLIFGRVPRGGDPKAVKLNQLDMWVQIHGLSTGFMTEKIVVTAANYIGSFVESDPKNYNGLWRDYLRVRVTVNIDVPLKRRMKLKKTGGEWFYANFKYEFAPTFCFICGLIGHSENFCPKLFDTPEDEIVKPYGSFMRAQPRRKNYLLSSQYLRTGTEADEQFDHASPVRQEEEDDRPAMQTGKLPCLEFENNPQSKVVDDIPDLVDGGDIPLNENLNHNGNKTNVSKSSINERGKSVVFGNHVPSGKGQPSLFLGGIIGPHGGQGGRGPSTESKRRRQHEGVGGPNYVDMEAEDSADMDVNGLSKNEFEDVLERVRAKLKFEGMFAVDACGRSGGVALLWRNKEDVKVLNYATNFVDVEVRPTDGGEWRLTGFYGESKRSLRGASWEQLRTLARGNTLPWCVIGDMNNVLSQEDKRRGHPYPNWLVDGFRDTIRECGLIDLDIVGHQFTWEKSRGTDNWIEVRLDRALVTERWLQLFPRAKLINLEVYSSDHCPIFLDLVRHNIAPGSRKFRFENCWLREPLCYQVVKECWEEYNLAGIQEKIQRCGESLSVWGKDYSGNFASRIKYWKKEVRRWKQGRDPDAISKYKEAETKLFEVLTQKEVFWRQRSKQLWLQEGDKNSKFFHAIASSRRRMNAIDKLQCEDGSWVDWESGLSDVMCSYFQNLFTSSNCTMDDVLDGISATVTSTQNDSLLQPLTDEEVKNALFQMHPDKSPGPDGMTPGFYQKCWAIVGNDVIKQVRSFFLFGQLPTGLNHTNLVLIPKKKNATTMGDMRPIALCNVLYKVCSKVLANRLKHVLPAVISENQSAFIPGRLITDNIMISFEVMHYLKRKRVGKEGYMALKLDMSKAYDRVEWLFLKNIMLKMGFNARVVDLILHCVSTVSYTITHGGREMGPIVPGRGIRQGDPLSPYLFLLCAEGFSSLIKRFEVWGALHGCRVCNGAPIISHMLFADDCYIYCKAIEREARSVLLLLQLFEQASGQCVNYSKSTIFFSLNTTSASRQDMCNLLRMNEAPENSLYLGLPCIMGRNKNAILGFLKDKMQKRIQSWEGRLLSKAGKEVLIKTVAQSLPTYAMSVFLLPVETCNKLEGMMSKYWWSSGSNQNRGVSWVSWRKLCRHKHHGGLGFRDLRDFNLAMLGKQAWRLVTNAHSLVSRVYKARYYPQGSFLSASLGPNPSFIWKSIFETQALIKEGARRGVGPGTNISVQFDPWLANESQPWVTSRATGMETWTVNNLMVVGERAWDLEVVSDIFNDRDKKIIIRTNIDQETPINTWYWHKDLYGFYTVREAYRLLHHSEITNTSESEIKIWKIAWKLHVPPKVHQLMWRALSGCLATKVQLTTKHIPLDQACLMCNQVPETIYHLLVQCSFARSCWHLSVLNWSHAPMESFWDWFSHILLQHSSTAQEELLMVLWAIWYARNEVVWRDKSMSAAEVILLARVVLNQWRNAQQRRMESLLVPTGSREDLEHWVKPVMGKIKVNVDGAIFASDGRFGAAGVARDSQGRFIEGFTVLRVGCVDSAMAELVGVKEALSWIKRKHWGPVELETDSLVGVQAVQSTVEIPSPFGLQVAVCRSLLADLPLVSINFVKRFVNKAAHCLARSSCFYPDRIFSEDDVPPDFLSIIELDLKK, from the exons atgtttaatagGCTACCATTGATATTTGGTAGAGTTCCACGAGGTGGAGATCCGAAAGCTGTAAAGCTTAATCAATTGGATATGTGGGTACAGATTCATGGCCTTTCTACGGGATTTATGACGGAGAAAATTGTCGTTACAGCTGCAAACTACATTGGCTCCTTTGTTGAATCGGATCCTAAGAACTATAATGGTCTTTGGCGGGATTATCTCCGAGTAAGAGTGACGGTGAACATTGATGTCCCATTGAAAAGACGAATGAAGCTTAAGAAAACGGGTGGTGAGTGGTTTTATGCTAATTTTAAATACGAATTTGCTCCGACATTTTGCTTTATCTGTGGTTTGATAGGTCATTCGGAAAACTTTTGTCCTAAGTTATTTGATACACCTGAGGATGAGATTGTTAAACCTTATGGGAGCTTTATGCGTGCGCAACCACGAAGGAAAAATTATCTATTGAGCTCTCAGTATTTGCGTACGGGTACGGAGGCTGATGAGCAGTTTGACCATGCATCCCCGGTGCGACAAGAGGAGGAGGACGATCGGCCAGCCATGCAAACTGGGAAGTTACCTTGTTTGGAGTTTGAGAATAATCCCCAGTCAAAGGTGGTTGATGATATTCCAGATTTGGTGGATGGTGGGGATATTCCTCTTAATGAAAATTTGAATCATAATGGCAACAAGACTAATGTTTCCAAGTCTAGTATCAATGAAAGAGGCAAGTCAGTTGTGTTTGGAAATCATGTGCCAAGCGGGAAAGGTCAACCTTCACTTTTCCTTGGTGGAATTATCGGTCCACATGGAGGACAAGGAGGCCGTGGGCCTTCTACTGAGTCCAAAAGAAGGCGTCAACATGAAGGGGTTGGTGGGCCTAACTATGTTGATATGGAAGCGGAGGATAGTGCTGATATGGATGTTAATGGACTCTCAAAAAACGAGTTCGAG GATGTGTTGGAGCGAGTTCGAGCTAAGTTGAAGTTTGAAGGTATGTTTGCGGTTGATGCATGTGGTAGGAGTGGGGGGGTTGCTTTACTATGGAGGAATAAGGAAGACGTCAAAGTATTGAACTATGCCACGAATTTTGTGGATGTGGAGGTGCGGCCTACTGATGGTGGGGAGTGGCGACTTACGGGGTTCTATGGGGAATCTAAGAGAAGCTTGCGTGGGGCTTCTTGGGAGCAACTCCGGACGTTGGCTCGTGGAAACACTCTTCCTTGGTGTGTAATTGGTGACATGAACAATGTTTTATCTCAAGAAGACAAAAGAAGGGGACATCCCTATCCTAACTGGTTAGTTGACGGCTTCCGGGACACTATTCGGGAGTGTGGGTTAATTGATTTAGACATTGTGGGGCATCAGTTCACTTGGGAGAAAAGTCGGGGAACCGATAATTGGATAGAGGTCCGTTTAGATCGTGCTCTGGTGACAGAAAGATGGCTCCAACTGTTCCCACGGGCTAAACTTATTAATCTCGAGGTATATTCTTCTGATCATTGTCCCATTTTCCTTGACTTGGTTCGGCATAATATAGCTCCCGGGAGTCGCAAATTTCGCTTTGAAAATTGCTGGCTTAGGGAACCTCTGTGTTATCAGGTGGTAAAGGAGTGTTGGGAGGAGTATAATCTAGCGGGTATCCAAGAGAAAATACAACGGTGTGGAGAATCTCTTTCGGTTTGGGGCAAAGATTATTCGGGCAATTTTGCTTCTCGTATAAAATATTGGAAGAAGGAGGTGAGGCGGTGGAAGCAAGGTAGAGATCCTGATGCTATTTCTAAATATAAGGAAGCTGAGACAAAACTTTTTGAAGTTCTTACTCAGAAGGAGGTGTTTTGGCGTCAACGATCGAAACAATTGTGGCTTCAGGAGGGGGATAAAAATAGCAAATTTTTCCATGCAATAGCTTCTTCTCGGCGCCGTATGAATGCTATTGATAAACTCCAATGCGAAGATGGAAGTTGGGTTGACTGGGAATCGGGTCTATCAGATGTCATGTGTTCTTATTTCCAGAATCTGTTTACTAGTTCCAACTGTACTATGGATGATGTTCTTGATGGGATTTCTGCTACTGTGACTTCAACTCAGAATGACTCTCTCTTGCAACCTTTGACTGATGAGGAGGTAAAAAATGCTCTATTTCAGATGCACCCAGATAAATCCCCTGGACCCGATGGCATGACTCCGGGTTTTTATCAAAAGTGTTGGGCAATTGTGGGTAATGACGTCATCAAACAGGTCCGCTCTTTTTTCTTATTTGGACAGTTGCCTACTGGTCTTAATCATACTAATTTAGTGTTGATCCCTAAGAAGAAAAATGCCACTACTATGGGTGACATGCGCCCGATTGCTCTTTGTAATGTCCTCTACAAGGTTTGCTCCAAGGTTCTAGCTAATCGGTTGAAGCATGTTCTTCCTGCAGTCATTTCAGAGAATCAGAGTGCTTTCATTCCCGGGCGTCTTATCACTGATAATATTATGATTTCGTTTGAGGTGATGCATTATCTCAAGCGGAAAAGAGTTGGAAAGGAAGGTTATATGGCTCTCAAGCTTGATATGAGTAAAGCGTATGACCGTGTTGAGTGGCTTTTTCTTAAGAACATCATGCTAAAAATGGGCTTTAATGCGAGGGTGGTTGATCTTATTTTGCATTGTGTCTCAACGGTTTCGTACACTATTACTCATGGGGGTCGTGAGATGGGGCCAATTGTTCCTGGAAGGGGTATTAGACAGGGAGATCCGCTCTCtccttatttatttcttttgtgtGCTGAAGGATTTTCTTCTCTCATAAAAAGATTTGAAGTTTGGGGAGCTCTTCATGGTTGCCGTGTGTGTAATGGTGCCCCCATAATTTCTCATATGTTGTTTGCGGATGATTGCTATATCTATTGTAAGGCTATTGAAAGGGAGGCTCGTAGTGTTCTTCTTTTGCTTCAACTATTTGAACAAGCCTCAGGTCAGTGTGTTAATTACTCTAAATCTACTATCTTCTTTAGCCTCAACACAACTTCGGCCTCTAGACAAGATATGTGTAATCTTCTTCGAATGAATGAAGCTCCTGAAAACAGTTTGTATCTTGGCCTTCCTTGTATCATGGGCCGTAATAAGAATGCTATTCTTGGCTTCTTGAAGGATAAGATGCAGAAGAGAATTCAGAGTTGGGAAGGTCGCTTACTCTCAAAAGCCGGAAAAGAGGTATTGATTAAAACAGTGGCTCAATCTCTTCCTACATATGCTATGTCTGTTTTCTTGTTGCCGGTGGAAACCTGTAATAAGCTAGAGGGTATGATGAGCAAATATTGGTGGAGTTCGGGATCCAATCAGAACCGTGGGGTAAGTTGGGTGAGTTGGAGGAAGCTGTGCCGTCATAAGCATCATGGGGGGCTTGGTTTTCGAGACTTAAGGGATTTCAACTTAGCCATGTTGGGAAAACAAGCTTGGAGGTTAGTTACAAATGCTCATTCTCTTGTTAGTCGGGTATATAAGGCCCGATATTATCCTCAGGGTTCTTTTTTGAGTGCTTCTCTTGGGCCGAATCCTAGTTTCATATGGAAGAGTATTTTTGAAACGCAAGCTTTGATTAAGGAGGGAGCTCGTCGGGGGGTTGGTCCAGGTACGAATATTAGTGTTCAATTTGACCCGTGGCTTGCGAATGAGTCTCAACCGTGGGTTACTTCTAGAGCTACTGGTATGGAGACGTGGACGGTTAATAACCTCATGGTGGTAGGAGAACGGGCTTGGGATTTAGAGGTGGTTTCAGATATATTCAATGACCGAGATAAAAAGATCATCATTCGAACTAACATTGATCAGGAGACTCCTATTAATACTTGGTATTGGCATAAGGATCTTTATGGGTTCTATACTGTGAGGGAGGCATATCGGTTGCTGCACCATTCAGAGATCACTAATACTAGTGAGTCTGAGATTAAGATATGGAAAATTGCATGGAAGCTTCATGTCCCTCCCAAAGTGCACCAACTCATGTGGCGTGCTTTATCTGGTTGTTTGGCTACTAAGGTTCAACTTACCACCAAACATATTCCTTTAGACCAAGCTTGTCTTATGTGTAACCAGGTGCCTGAGACCATTTACCATTTGTTGGTGCAATGTTCTTTTGCACGGTCTTGTTGGCATCTTTCGGTTCTAAATTGGAGTCATGCGCCTATGGAGTCTTTTTGGGATTGGTTTAGCCACATTCTGCTACAACACTCATCCACGGCCCAGGAAGAATTGCTCATGGTTCTTTGGGCGATTTGGTATGCCCGAAATGAGGTGGTTTGGCGGGACAAATCAATGTCAGCGGCGGAGGTTATTCTATTGGCAAGAGTAGTCCTTAATCAATGGAGAAATGCTCAACAAAGGAGAATGGAGTCTTTACTTGTTCCTACGGGTTCAAGAGAGGACTTAGAGCATTGGGTGAAACCAGTTATGGGAAAGATTAAGGTTAATGTCGATGGTGCAATCTTTGCAAGTGATGGTCGATTTGGTGCGGCAGGGGTGGCTCGGGATTCTCAGGGTCGATTCATTGAAGGCTTCACAGTTTTACGAGTGGGTTGTGTGGATTCGGCTATGGCTGAATTGGTAGGGGTTAAGGAGGCCTTGAGTTGGATAAAGAGGAAACATTGGGGACCGGTTGAGCTTGAAACCGATTCTTTGGTTGGTGTCCAGGCAGTCCAAAGCACGGTGGAGATACCTTCTCCTTTTGGCCTTCAGGTGGCGGTTTGTCGTTCTCTTTTGGCCGATTTGCCGTTAGTctcaattaattttgttaaacgttTTGTAAACAAAGCTGCACATTGTCTTGCTCGTAGCTCTTGTTTCTATCCAGATCGTATTTTTAGTGAGGATGATGTTCCTCctgattttctttctatt ATTGAATTGGAtctaaaaaaatga